CAAACTCGGTCCGGGGGCGCTGTTGGAAATGCTTGCAAATCGGCTCTGGCCTCATCGGCTTGGTTTTTTTAACGCTGCTTAGCCGTGTCACTCACAACTATTCTTTGTCGTGGTTTCTTAGGGCTCCACTTCTCCAGCACTTGCCTGATACCTAAAACATGGTCTAAATTGGGCCGAATTGTATTAATAGCTATGTATTTAACGTCGGCCTCCTTTTTGGCAGGAAATAACTACATTCCTTCAGTAATCGCCTTTTGGACCACATTTCGGAATACCACGCAATTATTAGTGTTGTGTCTCCAAGAATTGTGAAACTTGCAATAATCTTTGCCAACTAGTTCTTCACTTGAAGGTATGACATGGCATTCAGATAAAGAGATATGCCCATCTTTCAATAGAGCATCGAAGATGTCATCGGCCTTTGTCAAATCAAACGAGTACTCCTTTTGGATGATCGATACCTTGTTCTTTTTCACGTATCCCGGCTTTCTCAAGGCTGCGCACTCCGCCGGTTTTTGCCTAAGAACTCGGCCATACATACTTCATCATCTGATGAGTCATCTTCACTATCTGTAATGACCGCGACGTCTAACTGATCTCGATAGTACGTGCCCTTGGAGGAACCTCGCCTCTGTTCCTTCTCTTGGAGTAATCGCTCGTAGCTCCTAACCCTGTTTATGAGTTCAAACAAGTCTCTAAAGCAGTGACCTTCAAAATGTTCCCTCATGGCGAAGTTCATTCCTTTCACAACCATTGGCACGCAATCTCCCTCAGAGATTTGAGTCATGCATCTTGTCCTTAAGTTCCGGAAATGGTCGATATATTTTTCTACCGACTCACTCGGTAACTGGGAGATTCTTGCTAAATCGGCCAAGGTGACATCGGGTGGTGCTCTGTAGAATTCCTCATGGAACTTTATTTCCAAGTCCTTCCACGCGCCGATCGAGTTAGGCGATAAGTGGGAATACCATGTGAATGCCATTTTAGTGAGGGAACTAGCGAACAGACGCAGCTTCCAAAAGTCATGGGCTCCGGCCTCTCCGCATTGTGCCGAAAATCGCGCAACGTGCTCCATAATTGACTGACCTTTTTCCTCACCTGAGAACAAGCTAAACTCAGGCACCTTGTACCCTCTAGGGAATGGGTATAACTTGTCGATCTAATCGGGGTATGGTTTCATGTACGACGGCCTGGGCGTCGTTCTTATATCAACTCCCAACTTTTCTAGTTCGTCGAGCAGTTGCCCCCGATTATACAGGTTATTGCTATCGCCCATAGGGGTGTTATCCCCTACGTAGAAGTGATCCTACGGCGGCTGTTGATTTGGGCATTGTTGTCCTGGCAACGAGTCGCTGCCTTGGTGCCTCCCGGTTCCTGAGCTGGATGGATCGCCCTTGGCAGTCGCGTCTCCCTCTGGGCATGTTAACAAATGTAGTGAACCATAAGTCGAACCGGCTTTACCCGGCGATTGCCCTGCGTCAGCCGAATTACCGATGTCGCCGTTCCTTTGTGACGTCGAGGCATAATCGGCCCTGCGATAGTTTTGATCGGTCATTGGTTGCCCCGAAAAGAGCTTTCCCAGATTGTCCATCGAGCTTGTCAAGTTGCTTAAATTCTtcatgattgattgctgaaccACGGCCTGATCGGCCAGCTTCCCCTTGAAGGCATTGGACATTTGCTGCATCGCCCCGTCAAACATCTGCAGATTTTCCTGAGCTATTTTGTCCCTCATAATGGAAAAATCGGCTCTGGATAATGACGGGCGAGTAGGTGGTATCTCTCGGGATAATTCATCGAACTCCTTCTCCAAGTCATTGTCCTCCTTGGCTTTGTTACTAGCAGAAATCACCTCAAGTGTAGTATTCTGAACTCCTTTGTTCTGTGGCTGCTTGTCTCCTTTTGCCATGATTATTATGACGTCGGGATCGGAATGTTCCGTTTCTTCGAATCTCCTCTGAAAGTTTGCTTGGCTTTGAGACCGAGTTTCCCTGTAATCGTATGAAAAAACTCCGGTTTTTGTGCTGACCATAAACtatccccagtggagtcgccaaaagatgttcgtgagattttcaccttgctcaaacctttgaatttgttaatGGGTAACTTCAGGTACTGATGCTTTAACCGGGGTGATACTAGATGAAGTAAACATGATTTGAATGACATACCTCTAATCCAAGTGACGTAACCCAAATTCAAGTGACGTTGTCCAAATTATGAATGACGTTACTGCCGTTCAATTAAACTAACAGTATTAGTCTGGGAATCCTGAGATCCAAGCGAGATTAATATCAATTCTACTCTTAAACTAAAattcaatccggagattgggataaaaaaacctgagctttggtttttgattaatgatgtgatgataaaaataataacacaATGGGAACAAACTCTAATAAAGAATCCTAATTCTAATGAGATTCGATCTCCTAATtaacaaaagaaattaaataaaatatagctCCCATTGGGCCAAAATCACAGATTAGCCCACTTAGTTCGTTCTTCCCTGTCGTGGGCCGAACCATTTTAGACCTTCCCATGAACTTTCTGGGCCGGTGCAAACAGTTTGCAAATGGATTTCAGTGTTCATGATAATGTCCTTGTAACCATCTTTTTTAACCTTGTGTGCATATTTCTTTACCTTTTTCTGGGGATTTGAGTTTGATTGGCAATTATCATGTTAATTCGTACTCTCTATTCCTGCAAATGAACCCATAACAACAGTGCAAAATACAAACAGCACTCCCTgaaggaaaaataaataaaaagccTAGCAGTAACTATTGGGGTAAACATGTAAGATGTGTACACTGGTTGCTTATGGCTTTCTTTTTGTCTACTCTTAAGCAACTGACCAGTTTTATTGCTAAATTTTGTAAGccgaaagaaagaagaaaaaagcctagaaaaagaaaagtgaaTAGACTGAACGCATGAAAGATGGATGGAAGCTGCTGTGTGTGCTTTATTATATAGCACATTCTAACGGGGACAAAATTGTCAAGTAACTGCTACAACATGTGCTTCTTGATAAGGCAGTAGAATAGCTAGGTGCCAGCTAATCTAAATGACCCCTATTCTTAAGTTAAAATGACCCCTACGGTTACCTTCTTAAGCAAGTTCTTTTTTTAATGACAGCAAATGACAACTTACCCCATCATGTGTATATGGCTTTCGTATTCCAGATTATATAAGTGAAGGATAATAAAGGAAAATATTAATGCACTATTTATTCACTGTTCAATGTACAGTTAGATATGCTTCACGtttaagtataaaaaaaattaagtaaccAGAAACTTGGAGAATATCGTTGTAGTGTCATTTCAACTGGTTGGTTTGgttatttaaaagaataaattacaCATAATATACTTGGAGAATATCATTGTAGTGTTATTTCAACTGGTGGGTTTGGttattttaaagaataaattGCATCTAATATATAGAAATAAGATATGTAGGCAATGATGAAGCTAGATGTGATTTAACAGATATAATTATGGCCTCACATGTCTTGTAGCAATGTTTAGTCGATGGAGAACCACACAAATGATGTAAAAGGGTACAAAACTGAAGCAAATTTACTGTTCAATGTACACTGAATTTGCttcaattttatactttagATATAGATTACGTGTTGTATCCTTTTTTCCAAATAGTTTCCACAATTACCCTCCCAACTTTTAGGGTTTTCAGCGTActccttttttaatttatgttttctcTTTTACGCTTTTTTTCTCTGTcgtcttctttctcttttgttCGTCTGATTACACTGTTCTCTCCGCCCGATTCCACCGTTTTTTTACCTGATTTGTTTTTTCGGGTGGATCTTCCTCTCTACCATATCTGCTTTTGTCTGTTCATTCAAATTTGCTTCAATCTCTACTTTAAAGATAAAAACACTAGATTTAGgcatttgaaattgttttttaaaatttttgtttcgggattttttttatttggttattttaatttataggtTCTCTTTGATTTTATTTGCTGCACAATAATAATCAATTAATGTCAACAACAATAATTTCGAAGAGGATGTTTTCTTCTGATTTCGTATTTATTAGGATGCAAAGATATCTATTCTATCAAATGTTTTGTTCTCTGTTGTTACATTCAAATGTTTTTACCAGTAAAAATGTCAACTTATAATTGACCTTATCACCCTAAACTTTTGATGGTAAATGCACTCAATAACTCATATTTTGATAGATAAAATGAGTTAACCTAATCTTGGAACCCTGTGGGTTGATTGTCTTATTTTCCAAGAAAAACAATTGCATTTCTAGGCAATAACTTCTTTTTCTACATGGTACTTATAGAAGAACTTAAATAATATGGCATCACACTGAAGTATAATTATTAGTCtcatatttgttgtttttaagtCCATATTTGGTTCATGAGATAAAATGCACATATAGAAATAatgattattctttttttttatttctggaTTTTTGtcatttgataatttaattttatgggTTGTTTTCATCTTTGTTAATACACTGTATTATGGTGGTGATTTAGGTTTAGATTTAGTATTGCTTGTTAAAGAATATGGGGAGTCGGTGTTTATTTTTGCTTATGTAAAACCtagattcgtaatgtttgaagcTTATTTGATTCTAGGATTGTCCAAGTATTCATGCAACTGTCAATTTTTTGATgatatgtatcttgttttttattatagattttaaagaaaattttatttagttttttaatgaTTGGTAAATTGATTATATCATTTGCAGATATGATggaattttatcttattatgaACATtgttgcttttattttttatttttgttatctgTTTGATTGATATGATTAGTGTACACTTTTATTTGTTGGATGtagaacaatattttttttactttgtttGTTTATCTcatttgtcttttttatttatcacgtttttagaaaaatttataaattggctTTGTTGACATGATGCAACTGTTTGTGATTAGCAGAAGTTTGTTGGGGTTGTTGCAAAGCAAGGAATTGGCGGTTTTTTTTAAGTCTAAGAAAATTGTTGTTGATTTGATCAGTAAAAGCTGTGCTTCAACAAGTggtcttttgtttttaattagtcTTTTGTTATCTAAATGATTAGTAATATATTTGGCTTTTGATGATGTTTTCGTTTATCctgctttattaattttatattttataatgtgttttcttaattatgttttgattagttaaaagtatttttagaaattttaccTGCTACATGTTCTAGattcttaaactaattttatggCTTATTTGTAATTGGgtcaatttcatataaaatcaccatctttacactttttttttattttaatcacgtcctttaaaaattatcaaataaaatcgccaactttcatttttttttgcaaatctaacAGCGATAAGACAATTCGGTGTCTTTTTCCTCTCAAATAAATGTCCTAATCTGACTAATGTCTTAATTAACACAGAAAATACCTTCCTCTTACTCTTCTcttgttgattccggttgtcgagTTAATAAAGATACACAGAATTTTCATACTCGTGATATATTTGCAAAAAGaataaaaggtggtgattttatttgacactctTAAAAAGacgtgatcaaaatgaaaaaaatgtataaagttggtgattttatatgattaACCCTTTGTAATTGGATGTTTTCATATTCAACATTCATTTTCTATGTAAATTTGTACATTCTTCCTTATGTTATATTGTTGACTATAGGTATTTAACAGTAGCTTGACTGTATATTGACAGTAGCTTGATATTAGCTTAACAGTAAATTGACAGTATATAAGCATGTtagtttcatatttttcattatgtatattataaatGAATccattttatcatattttacaTGGAATGTGTTagttttttaacttattaatatattatttttatagtaacATGTTTTTTGATGTCTTTTTTCTGAGTTTTATAATCATATAACAATGATTTTGTTTTTGCTGATGCCCTTACATGCTTTATTATCCAAATTAGACAATTAGTATGGTAGAAGGTACTGACTGTTTAGACGGTTGATAATATATTTCATGAAAATAGTTTTAAATCAGTgtctaaacataaaaaaaaaacaccaattaaaaaaaaggatgAAGTCAGTAAGACAAGAAAATAAGGCAATCATGTTTGTCTAAGAAGTAATTCAAAGAAGACACAAACTGATGTTGATAATCAGCCTAAGGTCAgtgtttttttatcataaaatatgcCGAAACATTATTTTGTATGTTTAGtttacaattaatttaatattgtgtgattaattattttcatatgcTTTTATGtggtttttttaaatttggaaatatTCAATACCTCCTGAAGATTGGTTTACATTAAAAGTGCAAACTACTCTATCTTATGAtccgattttaaaattaaaaaacaaattgaatgaTATTGAgttagatttgtttagaaagAGTCATTTTAGTTATTCTCTTAACATGCCATTTTTTAAGGTGGAAACGCAACTTTTGCATTGACTTTTTTGAGGTTTCTTAACCAACCAAATACAAATGAATTTGTTGTTTAGTGTTGGTGGAGTGAGGCTGATTTTCAGGATTAACGAGTTTGCCTTAGTAACAGGACTGAAATGCCATGGAGATGTTAGCAAACTTTTAGAAATATTTCAGATGGGATTTTTGACAAATATTTTAAGAACCTTAACTGTTTCAATAAGCAAGTCTTAgaggattttttttatcactatTAGATGGTCTAGTCTCAAAAATAGTGTAAAAATAgcaattttgttttttcttgaTGTGTTTCTGTTTTCATCTCAAAATGTAAAACGTGTTTCCATTGTAAATCTTAATCTAATTGAGTCAAGTGAGTGTAATGACTTTTCATGGGATTAGATTGTTTTAATTGTGGAATAGatgatttaaaagataaattgaaaGGGAAAAGTAAGCAATTTAAAGAAGAAGGTAAAATCCCTTTTTATCGGCTGAATGTTTTCATTTACGCCTTGCAATGTTGGTTCTATGAGTGTTGCCCTTCCGCGGTCAATAATCTTGCCATTTTGGAGAATGACGTCGTTATCCCAAGGATTTTGAGATGGAAAATTGACAAGAATCCTGGCCTTGCGGACTTGGATAAACCTTTCTTTTTTTGGAAAAGAGGTTAgtgttatattatttactatAAAATTTATGCAATTTGtactttcatattttttattttttttctctctttttattATACAGATGAAGTTGAGAAAA
This region of Mercurialis annua linkage group LG1-X, ddMerAnnu1.2, whole genome shotgun sequence genomic DNA includes:
- the LOC126669396 gene encoding uncharacterized protein LOC126669396, which codes for MEHVARFSAQCGEAGAHDFWKLRLFASSLTKMAFTWYSHLSPNSIGAWKDLEIKFHEEFYRAPPDVTLADLARISQLPSESVEKYIDHFRNLRTRCMTQISEGDCVPMVVKGMNFAMREHFEGHCFRDLFELINRVRSYERLLQEKEQRRGSSKGTYYRDQLDVAVITDSEDDSSDDEADDIFDALLKDGHISLSECHVIPSSEELVGKDYCKFHNSWRHNTNNCVVFRNVVQKAITEGM